The DNA sequence GGGGCGGCCCGTCCACCGCAGCGCTGGTGTTCCGTGACCCGGAGATGCTCACCCGCGTGCGGTCGATGTCGCTGAACCCGGATGCACAGGGGCCGGAACGGCTCGAGGTCGACGGACATCAGCACGCGTTGCTCGCCGGCCTGGTCGCTTCGATCGAACACCTTGCGGCGCTTGATGAATCGGCCACCGGAACCCGGCGCGAGCGGCTGGTCCAGTCGATGACGGGCCTGGCGGAGTACTCGCAACGACTGCTGCGCTACCTACTCAACTCGCTGCGGCAGCTGAACTTCGTGAACGTCATCGGTGATGCGCCGGTTCAGATTCCGGCGGTCAGCTTCACGGTCTCCGGGGTCACCGCGGACAAGGTGGTCCGGCGCCTGGCCGACAACGGCATCAGCGCGCTGGCCGATGTGAACAGTCGGGTGTTGTCCGGGATCGGGGTCAATGACGTCGGCGGTGCCGTCACTATCGGCCTCGGGCCGTACACCACGCCGTATGAGGTCGACCAGCTCGTTCGCACCCTCGGTTCTCTCGGCTGACGCCACCACAATCGTCCCGTTGAGGCGCCTTCCGAGGGCATAACTCCCTCGGTGCCCGCCCAGGGGGCCGATCTTGGTTGGGAACCCCGGGATCAGACGGTCAGCAACACCTTGCCGGTCACCTTCCCGGATTCGAGCAAGGCGTGTGCCTCGCCCGCCTTGTCCAGTGAAAATGTTGCTCCGACAACAGGTTTGACGCGACCATCGGCGATCATCGGCCAGGTGGTCGCGATGGTGTCAGCAACGATCGCCGCTTTGTCCGACTGCTCGCGACCCCGCAAGGCCGTCGCATGGATGGTGCCGCGTTTGGACAGCAGTGCACCCAGGTTGAGTTCGGCCTTGACGCCGCCCTGCATGCCGATCACCACCAGCCTTCCGTCCGAGGCCAACGCAGATACGTTGCGGCTCAAGTACTTTGCCCCGATGATGTCGAGGATGACGTCGGCGCCGCCGTGGGTCTTGAGCACCTCGACGAAGTCGTCGTCGTGGTAGTTGATGGTGATGTCGGCGCCGAGATCGCGGCACAGTTCCAGCTTTTCGGCTGAGCCGGCGGTCACGGCAACCGTGGCTCCGAGAGCCTTCGCCCACTGGATGCCGTGGGTGCCGATGCCGCTTGCCCCACCGTGGAGCAGCAGCAGTTCGCCGCGCTGCAGATGAGCGGTTCGTTTGAGGTTGGACAGCACCGTGCAGGCAACCTCGGGGAGGGCTGCGGCCTCGATCAGGTCGACCGAGTCGGGTACGGGCAACAAGTGCTCGGCGGCCACGGTCACGTATTCGGCGTAACCGCCGCCGGCGATCAACGCGCACACCTGTTGTCCGATTTCCCATCCCGTGACCTCGGTGCCGAGTTCGGCGACGGTGCCCGAGACCTCCATCCCGATGACGTCGCTCGCGCCCGGTGGAGGCGGGTAGTTTCCTTGGCGTTGCAGCAGGTCGGCGCGGTTCACGCCGGCGGCGGCCACTTTCACCAGAACCTCACCTGCAGCGGGGGACGGTCGTTCGACGTCGGTGATCACCAGGTTCTCCGGCGGTCCGAACTCGGTGACGGTCACTGCGCGCATGTTGCTCATGTCTCAACCAATACCCCAGTCCTGCCGTCGAAGTGCGGAACCGCATGGCCGGCTGGTGCGTCACTTCTATGGTGACCGCGTCTTGACGAGCGAAAACGTTCGGCGGATCACCGTATTGGTGCGGGGTAACCTGTGCTTCACATTGCTGATCGGTGACCGGGAATGGACCATGACAGAGGACGATGTGCCGTGGCTTGACGAGGCTGAGCAGATGGCGTGGCGTTCGTTCATGGACGGCACCCAACGTCTGTTCGACGCCATCAACGATGCCCTGGTCACCGCGTCGGGTCTCACCTTTGCCGACTACCGCATCCTGGTTCTTCTGTCCGAACACGACCACATGCGGATGAGTGACCTGGCAGATGGCGCGCTTGCCACCAAGAGCACCATCTCCCGCCGGGTGGACAGGCTGGTGGAGGCCGGATTCATCGAGCGGATGGCCAAAGACCAGGACCGGGACCTGCGCAACCGGGAATGCCGCATCACCGATCTGGGTCGAGAGAAATTGCACGAGGCGGCCAAGGGTCATGTGCTCGCGGTGCGCACCTACCTGCTCGACCACCTCGACGACCACGAGCGCGACGCGATGGCCACCACCTTCGCCAAGGTGGATACCTGGCTCCGTGAGAACGAACGACTCCGCGTCAAGTAGGCTCACTGACCGAAGGAAGCGTGGCAGAGCGGCCGAATGCACTCGCCTTGAAAGCGAGCGTGGGTAAAACCACCGGGGGTTCAAATCCCTCCGCTTCCGCTGCACGTCAGGGGCGGTTTCAATAAACCGCCTCTGACACCGAGGTTCCTCCTTTTATCCGGATCACCGCGCTCCACACCCTTCTTAAGTAACCGCACCCCCGGAAATGGGTCGTTTTGGCGGAGCCCACCTGGGCTTTCGTTCGCCAAGCCGACCCATTTCCGGAGGGCGGGCTCGTCACCGCCTCGGTTTACGTGGGCCCTTCCCGGGGGTCTTTCCGGCGGCTTCTCTGGAAGCGCGCTTGGCAGCGACCTTCTCTTTGGCCGACCGTTTCGGGGCAGGTTCGGACTGACTCCGCGACGACGTCGCCTTACGTCCGCGCACGATGCCGATGAACTCCTCGGCGAGCTCAGATGTCGGTGCCGGCCACAGTAGGCCCACCGATCCGGTTGGCGCGTCGGTCACCGGGCGATAGGCAAGGTCTTTGCGATGGTGCAGCCGGGCCAGCGACTGCGGGACCAGCAAGAGTCCGGTGCCCGCCGCGACGAGTTCGATTGCGTCGCTGGTGGTTTGCGGTCGATGTTCCACTGCCGTTCCCGGCCGTTGCCCGACCACCAGCGGTTCGTCGAGTGGCCACAGGAGTTGTTCGTCCGCCAGATCGTCGATGCCGATCTCATCGACTGCGGTGAAGACGTGGTCTTTCGGCACGACCACGACGGTCGTTTCCTGGTAGAGCTCGATGGTGTGGTGCGGCCCCGGGTCGTGGTGATCCAGGGCATCAGGCAGCCGGGTTATTGCCATCTGTATCCGCCCGTCGCGGATGGCATCGGCGCATGCGGCGACGTCGATCGGGACGAGTTCGAGTCGCACCTGCGGTAGGCGCTCACTCCAGGTCCGTGCCCATTTGCCGGGTGTCACGCCGGGCACAAACGCCAGCTGAAATGAGAAGGCATTACCTGGCGCGGTCACGCCCACAGGCTACCGGCCGATAGTCTCGGTTCATGAGTTCGCAGTCGATGAAGCCGCCACCGCCGCCAAGAAGTTGGACGTGTACCTGCCGGCGACGCCCGCCGAGTTCCAGGAGGGCGTCATCACCCGTGCCGAACTCGAAGCGCTGCAGGCGGACCCGCCGAGTTGGCTACGTGATCTGCGCATCAAGGGACCCCATCCGAAGAACCTGGTGGCGATGAAGCTCGGCGTTTCGAAGGGCGCGCTGGTGCGCCACGAGATCACCGAGGCGCTGACCACCGAGCAGATCAACGAACTCCTGTCCGAGATGCCCGATTGGCTCGAAGCCGAGCGCGCCACGCAGGTCGAGGTTCGCGCCGAAGCGGCCGCACCAAAGTCGATGCCTCCTGCCGAGCGGCCACGTTCACGCAAGCGGCGATGAACGCCCGAAATGGGTCCTTTTGGCGGAGCCCACCTGGGCTTGTGTTCGCCAAAAGGACCCATTTTCCGGAGGGGTGGGGTCTAGAAGCTGGCCCCCGCTGGGGCGGGTGGCAGGGTGACGACCTGGGCGGCGTAGCTCAGGCCGGCGCCGAATCCGAGGATCAGCGCGGTCTGGCCGCCCTTCGCCTTGCCGGATACCAGCATCTCCTCGATGGCCAGCGGGATCGACGCGGCGGACGTGCTGCTGGTGGTCTCGATGTCGTTGGCAACCGGGAC is a window from the Williamsia sp. DF01-3 genome containing:
- a CDS encoding NAD(P)H-quinone oxidoreductase; amino-acid sequence: MRAVTVTEFGPPENLVITDVERPSPAAGEVLVKVAAAGVNRADLLQRQGNYPPPPGASDVIGMEVSGTVAELGTEVTGWEIGQQVCALIAGGGYAEYVTVAAEHLLPVPDSVDLIEAAALPEVACTVLSNLKRTAHLQRGELLLLHGGASGIGTHGIQWAKALGATVAVTAGSAEKLELCRDLGADITINYHDDDFVEVLKTHGGADVILDIIGAKYLSRNVSALASDGRLVVIGMQGGVKAELNLGALLSKRGTIHATALRGREQSDKAAIVADTIATTWPMIADGRVKPVVGATFSLDKAGEAHALLESGKVTGKVLLTV
- a CDS encoding MarR family winged helix-turn-helix transcriptional regulator — protein: MTSENVRRITVLVRGNLCFTLLIGDREWTMTEDDVPWLDEAEQMAWRSFMDGTQRLFDAINDALVTASGLTFADYRILVLLSEHDHMRMSDLADGALATKSTISRRVDRLVEAGFIERMAKDQDRDLRNRECRITDLGREKLHEAAKGHVLAVRTYLLDHLDDHERDAMATTFAKVDTWLRENERLRVK
- a CDS encoding LysR substrate-binding domain-containing protein codes for the protein MGVTAPGNAFSFQLAFVPGVTPGKWARTWSERLPQVRLELVPIDVAACADAIRDGRIQMAITRLPDALDHHDPGPHHTIELYQETTVVVVPKDHVFTAVDEIGIDDLADEQLLWPLDEPLVVGQRPGTAVEHRPQTTSDAIELVAAGTGLLLVPQSLARLHHRKDLAYRPVTDAPTGSVGLLWPAPTSELAEEFIGIVRGRKATSSRSQSEPAPKRSAKEKVAAKRASREAAGKTPGKGPRKPRR
- a CDS encoding DUF5997 family protein — translated: MYLPATPAEFQEGVITRAELEALQADPPSWLRDLRIKGPHPKNLVAMKLGVSKGALVRHEITEALTTEQINELLSEMPDWLEAERATQVEVRAEAAAPKSMPPAERPRSRKRR